A genomic region of Homalodisca vitripennis isolate AUS2020 chromosome 5, UT_GWSS_2.1, whole genome shotgun sequence contains the following coding sequences:
- the LOC124362483 gene encoding acanthoscurrin-1-like: MVKCVLILLALAVGVAYGAPGFVDLGTARDTAGGVLGGGVVGVPGVASTHGLGRISEDGVELHGSAEVLGLGRVGGAGGVGPDGIGGVGGGALGGLGGAAGGALGGLPTGGLPTGGLPTGALGGLPTGGLGGLPTGGLPTGGVLG, translated from the exons ATGGTCAAGTGTGTTCTCATC CTCCTGGCTCTGGCTGTCGGCGTAGCCTATGGCGCGCCCGGCTTTGTTGACTTGGGAACCGCGAGAGACACAGCGGGTGGCGTGCTGGGAGGAGGAGTTGTTGGAGTCCCCGGAGTAGCCTCCACTCACGGGCTGGGCAGGATCAGCGAGGACGGCGTGGAGCTGCACGGTAGCGCGGAGGTGCTCGGATTGGGACGTGTTGGAGGAGCCGGTGGTGTTGGCCCTGATGGAATCGGCGGAGTCGGTGGCGGTGCCCTGGGAGGACTCGGCGGAGCAGCTGGTGGCGCCCTTGGAGGACTCCCCACTGGAGGCCTTCCCACTGGAGGCCTTCCCACTGGAGCCCTTGGAGGACTTCCCACTGGAGGCCTTGGAGGACTTCCCACTGGAGGCCTTCCCACTGGTGGCGTTCTGGGGTGA